A part of Planctomycetota bacterium genomic DNA contains:
- a CDS encoding HRDC domain-containing protein yields MTEVDSVSPSVDGIERVAKRLKSVRSRHRKGRHAEAHEAKPQDEKRRRGVKKRLFADDRVPSKDAELVDDADGLAEVLAHLRGDDIGSPRRFAYDTEFIGETSYHPKLCLLQVGTCEKVYLVDPLAEMDTGPLLALLVDPSIQKIVHAGEQDLEPVARLTGKVPANVIDTQIAAAFCGLPYPASLAKLVEHVSSCFMDDLGSPGGGLKLGKGYTFTQWDARPLSSKQLAYAADDVRYLPIVLDWIEGQLDASEERKRWMRAECDLRCQKAADEADADPWERLRGYGGIDDNGRPILRALARWRDSAAREADLPPRALVRDDVLVYLAKNPPKPGNKQRIGEIRHMPKPVAEQFGDAIMAAIDAGRDQKDDATPDHQPYEPSLADKFAADAAWAKLQSLAYDRGLDPNLVASRRDVEGLLRRHAEDRVRDDELLLTGWRGEAVGQAWAAAVLSSS; encoded by the coding sequence GTGACAGAAGTCGATTCAGTTTCGCCCAGCGTCGACGGCATCGAACGAGTCGCCAAGCGGCTCAAGTCTGTGCGTTCGCGCCACCGCAAAGGCCGACATGCCGAGGCGCACGAGGCCAAGCCGCAGGACGAAAAACGCCGCCGAGGTGTGAAAAAGCGGCTTTTCGCCGACGACCGCGTCCCGTCGAAGGACGCCGAGCTCGTCGACGATGCCGACGGCCTGGCGGAAGTCCTTGCCCACCTGCGCGGCGACGACATCGGCTCGCCACGCCGATTCGCGTACGACACCGAGTTCATCGGCGAGACCAGTTACCACCCGAAGCTCTGCCTGCTCCAGGTCGGCACGTGCGAGAAGGTGTACCTCGTCGACCCGCTGGCGGAAATGGACACCGGGCCGCTGTTGGCGTTGCTGGTCGACCCGTCGATCCAGAAGATCGTCCACGCCGGTGAGCAGGACCTCGAGCCCGTCGCACGTCTGACGGGCAAGGTGCCGGCCAACGTGATCGACACGCAGATCGCCGCCGCGTTCTGCGGGCTGCCCTACCCGGCAAGCCTGGCAAAGCTTGTCGAGCACGTCTCGTCCTGCTTCATGGACGACCTCGGATCGCCCGGCGGCGGGCTCAAGCTGGGCAAGGGGTACACCTTCACGCAGTGGGACGCCCGTCCACTCTCCAGCAAACAGCTCGCATATGCCGCTGACGACGTGCGGTATCTGCCGATCGTGCTGGACTGGATCGAGGGGCAGCTCGACGCGAGCGAGGAGCGCAAGAGGTGGATGCGTGCCGAGTGCGACCTGCGATGCCAGAAGGCCGCTGATGAGGCGGATGCCGACCCGTGGGAGCGTCTCCGCGGCTACGGCGGCATCGACGACAACGGCCGCCCGATCCTGCGTGCACTGGCACGCTGGCGCGACTCGGCCGCCCGCGAGGCCGACCTCCCGCCGCGGGCCTTGGTGCGTGACGACGTGCTGGTCTACCTCGCCAAAAACCCGCCGAAACCAGGGAACAAGCAGCGAATTGGCGAGATCCGCCACATGCCCAAACCCGTGGCCGAGCAGTTCGGCGATGCGATCATGGCAGCGATCGACGCTGGCCGCGACCAGAAGGACGACGCCACGCCGGACCATCAGCCGTACGAGCCATCGCTGGCGGACAAGTTTGCGGCCGATGCTGCGTGGGCCAAGCTGCAGAGCCTCGCCTACGACCGTGGCCTGGACCCGAACCTCGTCGCCAGCCGACGCGACGTCGAAGGCCTGCTCCGTCGCCACGCAGAGGACCGCGTCCGTGACGACGAACTCCTCCTCACCGGCTGGCGCGGCGAAGCCGTCGGGCAGGCCTGGGCTGCAGCAGTGCTTTCGAGCAGCTGA